CGAGGAGTACGCACGCCACTGGATCGCGGCCGGCCTCGGCCCGGAGTATGCCGTGGAGACCTACCGGCTTGCGGTGGATGCGCAACAGCTGCGAGCCCTGAAGCAGCCCGTCTACCACGAGATTTTGCGGCGGCACGTGAGTCTCATGCCCGGGGCGATCGAGGCTCTGGCGCGCCTGCACATACGGTTCCCCCTCGGCCTGGCAACCAATTCCAATCGGGCCGACGTGTCGTTTGTGGTGGAGCAGTTCGGCCTTGAGCGCTTCTTCGCCAGTATCGTCACGCGCGAGGATTACGTGCTTGCCAAGCCCAACCCCGACGCCTACGTCAGGGCAGCGGCCGGCCTCAACATGTCGCCGCACGTGTGCTTGGTGGTGGAAGATACCTACCGAGGCGTTCTCGCCGCGCATCGCGCCGGCGCGGTGCCGGTTGCGGTACCCAACAGATTCACTCGCACTAACGATTTCTCTCTGGCCGTGGCCGTGTTCGGGAGTCTCGACGACCTGACGGTGTCGGTGCTCGAGAAACTGCTCGCCGCGTGACGCGGGACCCGACGGTCCTCGTCCCTTCAGCGACCGGTCGCAAGCGCTGTCGTCGCTCGGGGCTGGGGAACGTTTGGATTGGCTGAAAACCGCGCTGCGTGCGGAGAATTGTTCAGCGAATGAAATGTCCGAAGCGGTCCCAACGCAGCCAACGTGCCCAGTCGGCTTTGCTATCGCTTGACCAGTAGATGAACGTGGCTTGTCCCTTCACGTCGGACTCGTCCGCGAAGCCCCAGTACCGGCTGTCGTAACTCTGGTCGCGGTTATCGCCCATGGCGAAAAACTTACCGGCCGGCACGGTCACTGGACCGAACCGGTCCCTCGGTGCCGAATCGCGCCCCCGCAGGTCGGTGAAGGTGGCATGAGGATCGGGCACTTCCTCTCCGTTGATGAGCAGGCGTTTGTCCCGTACTTCCACCGTGTCTCCGGCGACTGCAATCGCCCGCTTGATCAAGTCGATCTTGCGGTCGATGGGCGAGGTGAACACCACCACGTCCCCTCGATGTAACGGGCTCCACTGCTTCACCTCCCGATCGACGAAAGGCAGGTGCATGCCGTAGGCCAGCTTGTTGACGAATAAGTGATCGCCGATCTGTATGGTCGGCAGCATCGATCCGGACGGAACCCAGAAGGCTTCCACCACCGAAGAGCGGACCAGCAACGCCACGAGCACGGCAAGCAGGAGCGATTCGATGTTCTGTCGTAAGCGCGACTTCGGTGGGCGATCGGCCTCGGCTGTGCGCCAAAAGGCGAAACGAGACGACGTTGTCACGGAATGTTTTTCCTCCGCTGTGGGACGGGCTGCGTTACGTTGCGCCATGCTGTAGCTCTAATCATGGAGTTCCCGCAGTGCCGCGTCAAGGGGCGGTCGGCCGTGGCCCCTGGTCCTGGGAGATGCGACCGGAGAGGCGAAGTCTAACCCGAAGGGGGCGCCGTCAGTGGAGTTCCATGCCGCCGTCGACGTTGATTGCTTGCCCGGTGACGTTTTCGGCCGTGGCCAGATAGACGGCGAGGGTACCGATATCGGCGGGGGTCTGCGGACGCCCCAGCGGAATCAACGTTTGCACGTAGCGCTGCCAGGACTCTTCCTTGGATTCACCAGGCTGCTTCAGCGTGTCGGCGAGGTACTCCCACATCTGCGTTCGTAAGATGCCGGGGCAGATGGCGTTGACGCGGATGTTGAAGCGCGCCAGCTCCTTTGCTAGGGCGTTGGTGAAACCCACGACCGCGAACTTGGAGGCGCAATAGTGCGCCATGCCTGGAGAGCCGTTCTTGCCGGCGACCGAAGCGATATTGATGATGCCGCCGTTGCCGGCCTTCTTCAGCTGTGGGATTGCGGCCTGACACGACAGGAACACGCCCTTGGCGTTGACGGCCATGGTGACGTCCCACGTCTCTTCGGGCATTTTTTCAACAGTGGATATGCTGACGACGCCGGCGTTACACACGAGAAGGTCGAGGCGACCGAGATGCTGCATCGTCTCCTGGACCATGCGGTGTGCGTCGGCCTTCTGCGTCACGTCGGCTTCGATGGCGCACGCCTTTCGGCCGATGGCCTCGATTTCCTTCACCGTGCGCTGAGCGGCCGTAAAGCCGCTGACCTGGGCGTCGCCGTACTGTTGCGCGGCGCTGTTGATACGGTTGACCTCGGCGATGGCGATGTCTGCGCCAGCGTCGGCCAGGGCCAGAGCGATGCCCCGCCCAATGCCGCGGGCGCCGCCGGTGATCAATGCCGCCTTTCCCTCGAGTGGGGTCATCATCGCTCCTGTTTGGTGTGAAGTACGATTAGTCAGGCGACGGCTTCAGGTCAAGCGAGGATTCAGCTTCGGCGCGGCGATCCCGCTTCGACACGCCAGGGCTGCCGAAGAGGTAGTAGCGACTCAGCAACTCGGTGCCCTTGCCTATACCGATGCGTGTGGTCTGGATGACACGCTCGTTGCGTTTACGTCGGCCGGCCTCGATCCACAAGCCCGGGTCCGTGACGAGATCGCGACCGTTGTCCCGCAGGGTGAAATGCATCGCCCGGCAGACGAGTGCGGGGCCGGCCGCGAGAGCAAGGTTGTCGATGCCTCGGATCAGCACGGCTCCGGGCGTCCCTTCGGTTTCGGTGACCACGTTGAAGCAGTGGTGCATGCCGTAGGTGAAATAGACATAGGCCACGCCGGCCGGACCAAACATGACGCGATTGCGCGGCGTGCGCTTGCCTGCCGCCGCGTGCGACGCCGGGTCGTCCGTGTAGGCCTCGACCTCGACGATGCGCCCGCGCCACACCTCGTCGCTGACGCGGTGGCACAGGGTGCAGCCCAGTAACCGGCGGGCGACGGCTGCCGTTGGGCGGGCAAAGTCGGCGCGTTGCAGACGGCGGGACATCAGCGTTTCCATGGTGTAATGTCTGGCTGGTACGTCCGTCAAGCTGCCGCTCTGCCTACGCGGATGGTTGCGCACCGTACGCACACGTTTTACACCGTTCCGGTCTGAAGGAGACGATGCATGAAGGAGTTCAAGAACCGAGTTGCCGTAGTGACCGGTGGTGGTAGTGGCATTGGCGCCGCCATGGCGCAGGCGTTTGCTCGCGAGGGCATGCACATCGTGCTTGCCGACATCGAGCAGGCGGCGATGGATGCGACCGCGGCCGCCATCGGGGGCGACGTGCTCACCGTCCGGGTGGATGTCACCCTCTTGGACGATGTCCAGACGCTGGCAGATCGTGCCTTCAACCACTTCGGCGGGGTCCATGTGCTGTGCAACAATGCCGGCGTCGTCACCGTCGGTGGGATGGACACGATGACACACCGCGACTGGCAGTGGGTCCTTGGCGTGAACCTCTGGGGCGTCATCCACGGTATCGAAGCCTTCGTCCCGCGCATGATCGCGCAAGGCCAGGGCGGCCACATCGTCAACACCGGGTCGATGGCGGGGCTGGTCCCGATGCAAGGAATGGGAATCTACGTGACCAGTAAGTACGCGGTCGTCGGGCTGAGCGAAACCTTGCAGCGCGACCTCAGCCAGTACGGGATTGGGGTGTCGGTGCTGTGCCCGATGGTGGTGAACACGAACATCAACGCCGCGGCGCGGAACCGGCCGCCGGAGCTGCGCAACCTGGGCGAGGAGTTTCTGACACCGCCGCAGATGGCGATGGTTGGCGGCATCATCGAAGCCGGCGAGGTGGCGGAGCGGGTCGTTGCCGCGGTGAAGGCAAACGATCTCTACGTCCTGACGCACGGCGCCCAGCGCGACCTCATCCGCCGCCGCTTCGAGCGACTGGATCGAGCTGCGGCAAAGGTTGAGACCGGTGCTGGGTGAGGGAGTCATGCTTACGGCAGGCCGGCAAAGCTGAAGCTGCTGAGCAGGCCGTCGCCAAGCCATTGGCCCAGAAGGGCCGCGGCCCGTTCAGTGCCGCGTGCTTCGCTGTCGCACGCGACAATCCGCTCGCACACCTTGGCAAAGGAGGCGCCTTCGCTGATCGTCACCAGCGCCATGCGTTCTGTCGTGTCGATGCGTCGATGGTAGACGCGGAAGTTCTGCCGCCAGACGCGCAGGGCGGTACCGCAACGCGACGGTTGCGGCGGTGTGTCGCCGCCTTGCGCCTGTTTCCAGACCTCGTGGACCGGCCAGTCCAGGTCCAATAGACGCAACGCCGGGGTGAGCTGAAACCGGAGGTCGGGCCAGCGCTGGTGCGGGACGCTGGCAAGGGTCGAGGCTTCCAACACCGGAGCGTCAGCCGCATCGAAGGCGTCGAGGATGGCCCATTCCAGACTCGCAAGGTCGGCGAGCCAGGGCCACCGATGCGATGTCGGATGCCCGCCGAGAAAAGACGGAAAGTCCTTTCCGCTGTATCGCAATGAGAAGTGCGATGGCGGATGCCCGACGAGGTAGTCCGTGATGAGGTTGTGAAAGGCCGTGCCACCTACGACCGAGCACACCGCGGAGAAATCTTCTTTGAGCGCGTCGCGCATGCGGTAGAAGTACATGTTGGCGTAGATGTCGAGGCGCGCCACCGCCGAGAGGTGCTCATCGCCGCACACCAGCGCGCTGGCACAGCGGCGGTCCGCGGGACCGAGCTGCGCCAGGCCGGCCGCCGCCCCTTCAGGCGCGGTAATCAGCTTCCACAGCAATCGTTGCGTCTGATCGAGGTTCGGTGCAGCCATGTGCGGCCTCAAACACTTTCTTTGCGTGGTGCGTTTCTGCCTGCAGGACGGCGAACGGTGGAATCCGGTCGTCCCATTCGACCAACGTGGAGACCGGGCCGAAGCGCCGGACGGCGTGCGCGTAGAGGTCCCACACTGCGCTCGCAACCGGATGGTCATGCGTGTCGTGCAGGAACGGTCCCTTGTCGCTGTGACCCGCCAGGTGGAATTGATGCACGCGTCCCGCGGGAACGTTGTCGACATAGTCCAGCGCCGAAAAGCCGTGGTTGAAGGCACTGACAAAGATGTTGTTGATGTCGAGGAGGATGCCGCAGTCGGCACGCTCGGCCACGCCACCGAGGAACTCCCACTCCGGCATGGTCGAGTGCCGGTACTGCAGATAGGTAGAGACATTTTCCAGCAAGATGCGGCGACCCAAGGCGTCTTGCACCCGCTGCACCCGCCGGGCGACATGCTCGATCGCCTCCTCGGTGTACGGTAGCGGCAGCAGATCGTGCAGGGTGTGGCCGCCGACCCCGCTCCAGCAGAGATGGTCCGAAACCCACGCGGGCTCGAAGCGACGCGCGAGACTGCTCAACTGCTGGAGGTAGTCGGGATTCAGCGGATCGGTGGAGCCGATCGACAGCGAGACCCCATGCAGTGCTATAGGGTAGTGGCTGCGAATCTTCTCGAGGACGTGCAGCGGCCGGCCGCCGGGCACCATGAAGTTCTCGGAAATGATCTCGAACCAGTCCACGGCGGGGTAGGCGTCGAGGATCTCCGGATAGTGCTTCGGGCGAAGTCCGAGGCCGAAGCCGAGAAATGGAAACTCCATGGTGCCCTTACCGTGGCGTGGCCGCTACTGCTTTACTGTGCCACCCTTCGCCTTGCATTCGTCGGCAGACACGTCGATCCAGCCTTTACCTTTGCACTCGTTCTTGCCGGCACAATCGTGTCCGACACCGCCACAAGCCCCTTGGCCTTTGCAGCTGTTGATGCCTTCGCAGTGAACTGTTTTGGCTTCCGCCTTTTCCCCCGTTCCGGCCTGGACTAAGGTGCTCTTGGCGAGGAACATGGTGGCGACGGCAGTGGCGATGACAACGCCCTTCGTGCGAGTTTTCACGTAAACCTCCTTTGCTACGGATCACCGGGCGCACTGCCCCTGATCCGCGCTGTCGCTGATTGACGCTGAAGATGTGCTTTACGCATACCGGGAGAACCAGCTTAGATCAACCAGGGTTGAGGCGTGGCCTTGAAGTTCACGCGGGTGCGCAATGCATCAGGGAATGCAACAATGAAGCGATGACGCACTCTCTTGATGGGTTCGGTTCATGTTTCGCCCGGCGTTGATCATTCATGGCGGCGCCGGCGCCGGTGGTCGGGAGTTGACCGCGGCGCAGGCACCCGGCTGCACCGCGGCCTTGCGGGCTGGTTGGCAGGTGCTGGTAGCGGGCGGCACCGCACTCGACGCCGTGTGCGAGGCCGTTGCGGTGCTGGAAGACGACCCGAATTTCAATGCCGGACTCGGTTCCTGTCTCACCGGCAGCGGGACGGTGGAGATGGACGCCACGGTGATGGAGGGCGCGTCGCTCCGGGCTGGCGCGGTGGCGGTGGTGCGCACCGTCTGCAACCCCCTACGGCTCGCGCGCGCGATCCTGGACGACGGGCGCCAGGTGATGCTCGCCGGATCAGAAGCGGAAGCCTTCGCTTGCCAGCACGGCCTGAAAACCTGCCGGCCTGAGGACATGGTCACGCCCGGCCAGCTCCAGCGCTGGCAGCAACACCACGGCGATGCGTCCACTGGGACGGTAGGCGCCGCCTCCGTCGACCGAGACGGGCACGTCGCCGCTGCAACCTCGACCGGTGGGATGTTGTACAAGCTGCCGGGACGGGTTGGTGATTCCGCCATCATCGGTGCGGGGACTTACGCTGATGATGCGCTCGGGGCGGCGTCGGCGACCGGCCACGGGGAAGCGATCATCCGTGCGGCTCTGGCCAGGTCGGTGGTCGAGGCGTTGCGCGGCGGGAGCGATCCGGAGGGTGTGGCGCGTCGCGGCATTCGCGACCTGGGACACCGCCTATCAAGCGTTGCGGGAATCATCGTAGTCGATCCACTGGGTCGCCTGGGGTATGCGCACAACACCGAGCGCATGGCGGTCGGATACATGCGGCCGGATTTTCCCGATTTCGTCGTGCGGACCTAAAGACCAAACGCTATCGCCCGGAGGAATGCGCCTCGAAAGCATGACGGCGCTGTTGCTCCTACGGCCCGGTGAGGATAAACACATAGACGACTTTAGTGGGCGGCAAAGGAGGCGACAATGGACCGCGAAAACCGATCGACAGTGGCGCTGGCGGTGGGCCTCGGCTTGTTCATTGGATGGGGTGTCGGACTGCCGGGAACTGCGACTGCAACGCCGGCGGACAGGCCCGCGCGAGGCTTGTACATGAAGTACTGTAGCGCCTGCCACGGGCCAGGGGGCAAAGGAGATGGATCGGTCTCAAGTGTCATGCGACCCAAGCCGACTGATCTGACGCAGATCGCCAAGAAATCCGGGGGCGAATTCCCGTTTGTCCCGATCATGCAAGTCATCGACGGCACCAAGGCCGTGCACGCTCACGGCGAAGCGGATATGCCGGTGTGGGGCGAGCTTCTGAAGGATCCGGGCAGCGGATCGCTGGAGAGCCGCGTTGCGATCGAAGGAAAGCTGATGCTCATCACCGACTATATCCGCTCGATTCAGGAAAAGTAGCGGTCCTTGGTAAGGTATTACACCGCCGCGGCTTTTTGTACTTGTCTAATTTTCGCCGCCCTGCGAGATTGACCGTATGCCACCGGAACACCGGCGGGTCTATGACCTCTTCGTGCTGAACATCGCGCTGCAGCTGTTTGATGCCGTGGCCACGTATCAGGGGCTGCAGATCGGCTGCAAAGAGGCCAACCCCATCTTGGCGAGCGCCTTCGCTTCGTTTGGTGTCGGTCCGGCGCTGCTACTGTTCAAAGCCAAGGCTTGTGGCTTGCTCTTCTTACTCAACCGCAATCGAGCCCATCACCGCCTGGTGACGCCGGCACTGACGTTACTCGCCGCCGTGTACACCCTATTCTCGCTGGGCCCGTGGTTGGCGAAGTTTCTAGCGCTGTTCGTGCGGACCTTCTGAAGGTTCGTACGACGCTCACGCCGCTACTGCTTTGTGCCGGCGGCGAGGTGCAAAGGCAAGGATCTTGTGCCTCCGGGCTGCGCGCAATCGGACTCTGGCCACCTTGACAACGTTCTCGGGAGGCTGCGAAAGCACCTCCTGCCGCCAACTCTTCAGGCGCTGGCGGAAATAGCTCGGAGTCAAACTGAAGAAGGCGCAGATGGACTCGAACGAAAACGGCCCCGAGTCGCTTTCGTCGAGCAGCCACTTCTCGGCTTCCTGAAACAGGCGCCGAGCCCGTGGCGGCGTTGCGTTGGCGTACTTCTGATAACACATGATGCCATCTTCGAGGACCGCCAGCATGAGGCGCCGCTCGCCCTCGAGAATGCTCCGCCCACGGAAACGGTCGTAGAACTGCGACGGTAAGAGAATCTCCGGCTCAATCAGCCGAGGCAACGACCCATCGAAGCTCGTCGCCTCGTATTCTTTCGACCACCGTCCGCTGCTATGTGCTGCCGCTTCCATGCGACGCTCCTTTTCTATGAGCCCCTTTTGGGTCTCACCTGCTAGAGCAGAAAGCGTGCCGCTCGCGGACGATGGCGCCGCCTTGTAAAGTGGAGGCAGACTGCGGCGATGGTGAGCGGCTCGGATATTTCCGGCCGCGCCAAGTATCGAAATGCTACTGAAGGTGCGTGTGAAAAGAAGACAGGCTCGATCTGTATCGTGGACATCCTATGTCCAGGCGATAAGCGATCCGTGATACGTGGCTTGTCAGTTATGGCCGAGGATGATGACGCAGGAAACCGCGCCTGGTCCGCCAACGTTGTGTGCCAGGCCCAGCTGCGGGTTCTTCACTTGCCGTTCACCACCTTGTCCCTGCAACTGTTTGACGCACTCGTAAATCATCCGGACCCCGCTCGCCCCGATCGGGTGGCCAAATGATTTCAATCCTCCGCTGGGATTGATCGGAATGTCACCCGACAACGAGGTCCGTCCCTCGGCCGCCAGTGCTCCGCCCTGCCCTTTCGGGCAAAAGCCGAGGTCTTCAGTGTTGGTGATCTCGGTCCATGTGAAGCAATCGTGCACCTCGGCGAAACTGACGTCTTTCGGCGAAATTCCCGCCATCTTATACGCTTGCTGGGCTGCCATCTGAGTAGAGCGGAAGCCGAGGTAGTCAAACGTCGGATCGAAGTACGGCCGGCCGGAGGTCACCGCCAGGCCGAAGCCTTTGACCAGCACGTAGTCGCTGCGAAAGCGCTTGGCGAGGTCGGCCCGGCAGATGATCGCCGCAGCCGCCCCGTCCGTGGTGGGACAGCAGTCGAACAAGCCAAATGGCCAGGCGATGATCGGGGCGTTGAGCACCTTTTCCTCGGTGACCTCCATACGCAGGTGCGCTTTGGGATTGCGTGCGCCGTTATAGTGGTTCTTCACTGCCACCTTGGCCAGCATTTCGCGACCGATCTTGAAGGTATGCATGTAGCGGTTTGCCGCCAGCGCAAACAGACCAGGTGCAGAGTTGCCCTTCGCCAGCAGTGGGTGACCCAGACGGGGCAAGCCCCGGCCGCCCCGGTCCTTCAACTTCTCCGCGCCCAACACCAACACGATGTCGTAGGCTCCCGAAGCGATGGCGAGACAACCGTTGCGAAAGGCGTCGGTGCCGGTGGCGCAGTAATTCTCGACGCGCGTAATCGGCCGATCGTACAATCGCAAGGCATCGCCCAGGGAGACTGCGGCTTTACCTCCTGACGGACCGGGGAGGTAGGTGCCCAGATAGGCTGCTTGGATGTCCTCCGAGGTGATTCCGGCGTCGGCGTAGGCGTCGAAAGCCGCCTCGCATATGAGTTCCTCGTAGCTCGTTTCAAACCGGTCGCCGAACTTGGTACAGCCAACGCCGATGACCGCCACCTGATCTTTCATCGGACTCCCTCAGCGTACGGGGCGCGCTTTCCAGAAGTAGTTGTGATTACCGCCACCGTCCTGCAGCCGACGGAACGTGAGCATCACCGGCAACCCGATGCCGACTTCTTTTTCCGTAAAGTCGGTGACCTGCAGATAGACGCGTCCACCCCCATCCAGGTCGACCACGGCCATAGGCAGCGGGTGCTCCAGGTTGGCAACGAGGTGATCGACCGTGAAAGTGAAGATCGTCCCCTGCTTGCGCAACTTGTGATCCGACACGTGCCCGCTTTGCTTGCATTTGATGCACACGCGGGTAATCGGAAACTGCACCGTGTCGCAGGCATCGCACCGGCTGCCGTACAGACGGATGTCTTGCTTCAGTTCCTTGAACTCCAGCACGTTGGTGACGGCGTCCCCCGGCTCGTCGAGGTCCAGTACCCGGCGGAACTTCAGGTACTTCTCATAGGACGCCAGCGGCAGCTTGTTTTCGACGGCCCGTTTCCAGGAGTACAGCGCACGCCGGCGCGGGAGTTCGTCGGTGACCCGCAGCAACAGCGCATCCGCTCCTTCTCCGTATGCGCCCACCACGATCCAATCACCCGCCGTCGCCTCGTCCAATGCCGCCGCCAGGGCGAGCAGGGGATCGGCCACACCGGCGCTGCCAATGGTGCTCACCGCCGGCGAGACGAGTTGCCGCCGCGGATCGAAGCCGAGGTCTTTTGCCAAATCAATCCCGGCGCGCGCGTCGGGGGAGTACACCGCCAATCTGGCGATCGACTCGGGCTTCAACTTTTGTGCGGCCAGCAGGGCGCGTATGGCCTCGCCTAGATTTCGGGCGTAACCATAGGTGTTTGAAAACTTTCCGGGAAACGCCTGCACGAACTTCTGGTCGTCGGTGCGCCACAGGTGAGTGAACTCCTCCGATACAGAGGCCGCATCAATGACCTCCGCCAGCACCGCTGTGCTCCCGATGCGCAACCCCGCTGCCGCATGGCCCAGAAGCCCCTCGATCTCTGATTCCGGGGCCGCCAGCCGCGCGTCGGCGGCGGCGATCAGCACGTCGTTTCGCGCCCCCGCTCGCACCGCGTGCACGCCGGCGAGCAATGCGCTCATCCCGGCGCGCACGGAACCGGTGAAATCGGCCGTCTGCGCGCGCCGCGGGAGATCGCAGGCCGTGGCCACTACACTGGCGACCTGCTTCTCGCGATACGGCGCGCTGGTGCTGGCGAAGTACAGGGCGTCGACCGCCGCCGCTTCACTGTCGGGCGCGCAGGCGAGGCCGACCTCGGTGGCCATGGTCAACGCGTCCTCGTCGTAATTGGCGACAGCGATTTCCCCGGCAGCCTGTGGTGTCCCCCATGCTCGCGCGATCAGGTTGCGGTCCAAACGCAACCGCGGCACGTAGGCGTTGTAGGCGGTGATACCAACCATCGCCGCGCCCTCACTGCGGGCGGCGCCGGAGGATCCAGAGAATTACCGGGGGCAGCAACCACCACCCATGACTCGGGGGCGACTTTATGCCTTCGACAGCACAACTCTGTCCCTGAATGCAGACGCTACCGAGGCATTGCGCCGTCGGGGTCGGTGTGATCGTGAAAGTGGAGGCCGGCAGCGGCGTCTTGGTCGGCGTCGGCGTCCCCGTTGCGGTGGGAGTTGGGGTAGACGTTGGGGTGGGCGTTGGGGTGGCCGTTTCCGTAGGCGTGGCGGTCGCGGTGAAGGTCGCGGTTGCCGTCGGCGTCGGCGTTGCCTCTGGACGGCTGCTGAGCAAGACCGAAAGTGTGCCGTCGCCCTCGTTGGCGGTGATCACGTCATTGGGCCCACCATCGAGGTTTGCGAGCGTAACCGCCACCGGCGCTACGCCGACGACGCAGGTGTCGAGAGGGGAGGTAGGCAAGCCGCACGCCTGCGGCGCGGGGACGAGGTTTCCGTGGCCGTCGCCTAGGAAGAAGGCAACCGTGTTGGAGCTGGCATTGGCCACCGCAATGTCAAGTTTTCCATCGTGGTTAAAGTCATCGACGGCGAGCGCGGAAGGGCTATCCAAGCCGGCAGTCACCGGGGTTCCCGCTGGGGTGAAGGAGGTTCCACCGCCTGATGCACCGTCGTTCAAAAATATCTGGAGATCCGCGTTCGCTCCGCTGCCGACGACCGCCAAGTCCAGCCAATTGTCGAGGTTGAAATCGCCCGTGCCGATCGCGGCGGGCACCGTGCCTACCGGCACCGCGAGCGGCGACTCGAAGGTCCGCTTCCCGTTTTGAAGCAGAATGGATACCGTGCGTTCGATGTCGCTACCGGCGATGATGTCCAACGCCCCGTCCCGATTCACGTCGGCCACCGACATGAAGGCGACGGACAGCCCGGCGGGTTCTCTGACCGCCGTGTTTGTCGTGTCGAAGCCGCCACCGGACCGTCCATACACCACGGTTACGCTGTGGTCCAAGCCGCTGCTGCCGACAACGATGTCGAGGTGACCGTCGCCGTCCACGTCGGCGATGGCCACGGCGCGCGGGTCACTACCGGCGCTGATCGGCGAACTCGCCGTGAACTGACCGCTTCCGTTGTTGCTCAAGATGGAGATGCCCGCTGGGCCGACTACAGCGAGGTCATCGACGTCAGCAAATTTTTCCTGCAGTTTTCCGGCCGCGATCGCTACCGGTGCGTCATTGATCGGGATCGCCGTTGGTGTCATCGCACCGGCACAGTTCCCGTCACGGAAAAGGCTGCGCGTCGATGGGTTCGACAGCAGGATCAGGACGCTCTTGTTTACCGCGTCGACGACAGCAAGGTCAGGCACACCATCGTGGTTGAAATCGCCGGATGCGACGGCCACGGGCTGCGCGATCCCAGCCGATCCCGATGGCAGCGGCACGTCGCAGCTCACAAAACCGGGCAGCGTTTGCGCCGGCGCATTGCCGCCGGCAAGGACGCAGGCGACCATCGCGATCGGAAGCAGGGCATGACGTAGACGGTGATCTGGCTGGTGAGTGGTCATTTCATCTCGTGAAATCACGGGCGATTCGCCGCCACGCTAGTCCGCCCGTCACTATGAGCGAGAGTGTGAGCCAGGTCCAATCGTCCGCCCGCGTCGATGGATCCAGGGCGCAGCTACCATTCAGCGCAATGGTGCCCGGCTTCAGGGTCCCGGTCGGAACAGGGCTGGGGGATCGAGTAGACGTAGGGAGGCGCGTCCCGGTCTGCGTCGGTGTCGGCGTTGCCGTCGGCGTCGGTGTCGGAGTGTCCGTTGAAATGGCGGTCTCCGTCGGCGTTGCCGTCACAGTTGGCGTATCCGTTGGGAGCGGAGTTGGAGTAGCTGGCGGGCGGCTGGTGAGCAGTACGCTTATGCTGCCGTCCGTGTTCCCAGTGACGACGTCAGCCACAGGGTCGCCGTCGATGTTAGCCACGGCCAAGGCGATCGGATCCGCACCGACATCAAACGGGATGAGGGGTTTGAAGGTGGCGCTCCCTGTGCTGAGAAGAATATCGACAGCGCCATTGGCCTTGTCCGCTACGATGATACCCGTTCTGCCATCACCGTACACGTCAGCGACACCGATGGCGGCGGGCTGAGGCAACCTGGTGCCTGGCAGTGCCAGTGTTGAGCTGAGGCTCCGATACGTGATCCCGCCGCTTGGGGCCAAGCTTCCGAGCACGACCTGTACGCTGCCGGGCTTACTTGCTCCAGAAGACA
The window above is part of the Candidatus Binatia bacterium genome. Proteins encoded here:
- a CDS encoding DUF5658 family protein, producing MPPEHRRVYDLFVLNIALQLFDAVATYQGLQIGCKEANPILASAFASFGVGPALLLFKAKACGLLFLLNRNRAHHRLVTPALTLLAAVYTLFSLGPWLAKFLALFVRTF
- a CDS encoding acetyl-CoA acetyltransferase; protein product: MKDQVAVIGVGCTKFGDRFETSYEELICEAAFDAYADAGITSEDIQAAYLGTYLPGPSGGKAAVSLGDALRLYDRPITRVENYCATGTDAFRNGCLAIASGAYDIVLVLGAEKLKDRGGRGLPRLGHPLLAKGNSAPGLFALAANRYMHTFKIGREMLAKVAVKNHYNGARNPKAHLRMEVTEEKVLNAPIIAWPFGLFDCCPTTDGAAAAIICRADLAKRFRSDYVLVKGFGLAVTSGRPYFDPTFDYLGFRSTQMAAQQAYKMAGISPKDVSFAEVHDCFTWTEITNTEDLGFCPKGQGGALAAEGRTSLSGDIPINPSGGLKSFGHPIGASGVRMIYECVKQLQGQGGERQVKNPQLGLAHNVGGPGAVSCVIILGHN
- a CDS encoding OB-fold domain-containing protein, which translates into the protein MVGITAYNAYVPRLRLDRNLIARAWGTPQAAGEIAVANYDEDALTMATEVGLACAPDSEAAAVDALYFASTSAPYREKQVASVVATACDLPRRAQTADFTGSVRAGMSALLAGVHAVRAGARNDVLIAAADARLAAPESEIEGLLGHAAAGLRIGSTAVLAEVIDAASVSEEFTHLWRTDDQKFVQAFPGKFSNTYGYARNLGEAIRALLAAQKLKPESIARLAVYSPDARAGIDLAKDLGFDPRRQLVSPAVSTIGSAGVADPLLALAAALDEATAGDWIVVGAYGEGADALLLRVTDELPRRRALYSWKRAVENKLPLASYEKYLKFRRVLDLDEPGDAVTNVLEFKELKQDIRLYGSRCDACDTVQFPITRVCIKCKQSGHVSDHKLRKQGTIFTFTVDHLVANLEHPLPMAVVDLDGGGRVYLQVTDFTEKEVGIGLPVMLTFRRLQDGGGNHNYFWKARPVR
- a CDS encoding VCBS repeat-containing protein; this encodes MTTHQPDHRLRHALLPIAMVACVLAGGNAPAQTLPGFVSCDVPLPSGSAGIAQPVAVASGDFNHDGVPDLAVVDAVNKSVLILLSNPSTRSLFRDGNCAGAMTPTAIPINDAPVAIAAGKLQEKFADVDDLAVVGPAGISILSNNGSGQFTASSPISAGSDPRAVAIADVDGDGHLDIVVGSSGLDHSVTVVYGRSGGGFDTTNTAVREPAGLSVAFMSVADVNRDGALDIIAGSDIERTVSILLQNGKRTFESPLAVPVGTVPAAIGTGDFNLDNWLDLAVVGSGANADLQIFLNDGASGGGTSFTPAGTPVTAGLDSPSALAVDDFNHDGKLDIAVANASSNTVAFFLGDGHGNLVPAPQACGLPTSPLDTCVVGVAPVAVTLANLDGGPNDVITANEGDGTLSVLLSSRPEATPTPTATATFTATATPTETATPTPTPTSTPTPTATGTPTPTKTPLPASTFTITPTPTAQCLGSVCIQGQSCAVEGIKSPPSHGWWLLPPVILWILRRRPQ
- a CDS encoding VCBS repeat-containing protein — its product is PVSLTVTAPVALAAKDLTCDNCNSTLDLAVVGSQGLTVFFGDGHGGFPNRVDLTAHTGPSALAVGDFNGDGKPDIIVANAGSNDVSIFLGNGQGGFSSPCEVPVQISPALVLAGDLNHDGLQDFAVASQQDNVLVAFLQNAGTPTPATGVSCPSFTSVKVANLADQPQAMTLGNFESGNVIPDFAVALSSGASKPGSVQVVLGSLAPSGGITYRSLSSTLALPGTRLPQPAAIGVADVYGDGRTGIIVADKANGAVDILLSTGSATFKPLIPFDVGADPIALAVANIDGDPVADVVTGNTDGSISVLLTSRPPATPTPLPTDTPTVTATPTETAISTDTPTPTPTATPTPTQTGTRLPTSTRSPSPVPTGTLKPGTIALNGSCALDPSTRADDWTWLTLSLIVTGGLAWRRIARDFTR